In Coffea arabica cultivar ET-39 chromosome 9e, Coffea Arabica ET-39 HiFi, whole genome shotgun sequence, the genomic window CTAAATTCGAACACTATATATTAATACTCATTTCACCCTGGAAATGGCCTCGAAATAGAATCTACTGCGATTGGAGATATCAAACTTGTTTAGTCCTAAAATCACTGCGATAGGAGAGATCTAACTTGTAACGTACGAATTCACTTGTATCCTTGAAAATGTTAAACTTTGCCAATGGAGCTTTTTAGGAAAAATATAAGAATGCCTCCTTAAGTATACTCATTCACTAGTTTTGCCCTCCAAATGTTAACTTTTGAGTCCCTATGAGAATTATTCAATAGGAATCAAAGTGTAAAAGTTTGCTCGTTATTGTTACTTATTTAAGACTTGTTTTTAAATCTATTAACTTGTTAATAGAATGAAACATGTTTTAGTTCCAAACCAAACATTTAAGGTGAATGATGAAAAACTATAGCTCCGTTTGGatttctcattttttaaaaaacaaaattttcatatacaatattatagtaacatacaaataaaaataactctAAAAATACCACATCCttataatatatcaaaaacaatttcaaatatataaaaaaaataaatagaaataaaatttacatcattttctttttccatctaTCACCATCATCCATCATTATCACCCTTATCCACCACTGCCACCATCccctcttttttcctctttcctctccgttcctcctcctcctcctcctctttccCCTTCCCCTCCCCTTTCTTACCACACCCCAACCCCTCCATTTCCCTTTCTATGAAAGGGAAGGGGGAAAGGGAAGGGGTGAGACGTGGCAGGGAAAGGGAGGAGAAGGGAAAGGTGGGAGGAGAAAAGAGACGGAGGAGGAAGAAGGAAGAGGAAAAGGGAGGAGGGATGAGGAGGAAGAAAGAGGGAGGGGATGGTGGGttaaaaaatactaaaattttttaaattttaaaaatactccaaaatatattccaaaaacaCCTCTAAattaaatccattaaattattaaattgttaaatattaaattgaaTACATTTGAGTACATATCACAttcaatgataagtgaatagtttatcactttaTCTTGGaagcaagttttgcctagaaaattcaatgccacttaattaattcagatgtttaatttttacttatcaaacagtctgaatatgttaagatttgaatctattaaatttaagtactaaACTGAGTTATCAAACAAGGCTTAAGTCCCTCTTTGGACTGTAGATCAGGGATTTGAACCCCACCTGCAGTGGAAAAAGTTCAAAAGAGGTGTCAAAATACCTCTTTGATCTAGTCAGGTCTGTATACCTGTTAGCCCCAATAGAATAGATTAAATTATATGAATGTTATCGTtgtcggaaaaaaaaaactatcaatTTGTTGGATAATTccttaaaactatttttattttttattttttgttggttACCAAAAAAGTTCCTTAAGTCGTTAAAGTTTCTGTGCATAGCCATTTTCAGTTGAGGGTGGGCTTCTTTTCAACTTTGAAAAGTTTTAAAAGTTGGCTTGAAAAGCtttaaaatttctaattttgtctTACATTTTCCGcctctaaaattttaaaatgttcttttttcctttgcaTTGCCCTCATAAATTTGTAAAGTAATTAAATTTTCTCCCCACTTTAAGGATGAACACATTCAAAATGTAAATCAATAATtagtccaaaaaaaaagaagaatccTAAAATTATGGGTActtaaaaataaatgaattatcTTTGTTTGAATTCATTTTTCAAGAACTATAATTGTCTAGTGTATAGAAATGTTAATCAAATCATTGCTTCAATATTACTATtgtctgtaaaaaaaaaatttataattttaaaattatcaAAACATCTCTCTTGTGCTGGTTATTTATGCTAACCTATACTAACTTTTATCTAttggattaatcttatatatactgatagtatatacactatcaccgttaGATACATGACaactaaaataaatttaaatttgaaattcaaattttgaatatgtgtcatgcatccaaccatgataatatatatattgtcaGTGTATGTAAAATTAAATTCTAATCTATTATgtaaataaaatatgacttcCGTGATATAGTATTGTATACTGAAGCAGTTTTCGGCCCCAAACCTTGGGGTTTTAGCTCCCTCGCTACCTCAAATTATAGTATCTTAAATGTTTCATTTGCAACTCCTTGTgtgaaaaaaaatatcaaagtgGAGTCCATAGTTTTAACCTTGACATTTGATTCTTTAtgttcatcaaatttcatttcaaatctgcTCTGAATATCATCAATGATATGTATCGTAGCTAATAGAAGTTCAGCACATAAGACCAATGAAATATGGTAAGAATGAAAAATCGGAATTTGAGGCTattattgaaattttgatgcatCTAACATGTCATGATAAACCATAAGATAAACCAACATATTACAAAATAAGATATAGCAAAACTGAAAAAGAACTGAAGAAAGCCCTGACAGTTGAAGGAAGGTTGCTTAACTTATCCTGTACATTATTCTATTCATGTGGATGGCtccatcttttgaaattttaagaGAATCATGGTAGTATTAAAGAATCAAGTTCTCTTTGTTCAAGTCAATTTTTGACTTGTCTCAATCTTCTAATAACCTTTGTCCAATTTAGAAATTCGATTAGCAACGCAGATTTGGTctcaactaattttttttttgtaccttCTAGATGTAGGTATCAATTCAACTTTTACTCTTTCTGTTAACAGGATATCTTCTGCTCGTAGAATCATTCAGTAGACATTTTTAAGACCATTTTGAACATAAGGTCAATCATAGTCTGAGAACAAGACTAGTTCATTTAAACTTAAGATATGGACTCATTGTATCTAAACTGTCTTATTAGTTAGACCGCGActaattgtttttgtttttttcagaCACGATAGACCTACACTTACTCTATATTAGAGGAAGGGGGATCCGAAGAGGCCCAAAAAGAATCCAGAGGGGACTAAACCACCGCCAACCCAGACAAAATAGTTAGTTACACCGCAGCTAATAGTTAGTCCTGCGCTTTTAAACTacacaaacaaaatataatccTAACATCATGTTCAGAAAAGATGATAGAAAATATAACCTTAACATCACTTTCCTACCTTAAACTATATTGATACCATATTGCATCCCCCAAACTTCAATTTCGTGACACTTTGTACCTTAAGTGTTTTATCCATATTACCTTATTCCAATCATCAATGTggtaaaaaaaattgattgaatcaCAAGTACGACAACATATGCTACTAGAAATTCATTAGTCCCACAACAATGGCACTAGTTTTAGATTTTCATTAGATTGCtcctttgattttttattttttttttaatagatgGCTCTTTTGATGGTAATACATATTTGAGATATTAGAAACTGAAGccgaaaaaattgaaaacttttaaaagaaaataatgaaactattgaaacttttgaaggaaaataatgaaactttttttttcaagcttAAGGCAAGCAAAAATTTACTACGAACCAACAAAGAGAAGTTCCAAGAATTACAAAGGTGTTTGTCATGACAGGAGAAAAAGACGAAGGAAAAGGAGGTGGAGGTTGCTGGAACACTAACCctgcccttttcttcttctttttttttttttgggtgggaaTTGGTACTAGTATATCCAATGGTGCTATGTATACATTCTTCCAACGCCGGTCAGGCCTGCGTTCCTGACATAGCCTTCATTTGAATGTGATTGTGATTCAAGTCCACGGTAGGCAAGACCTCGTAAGAGCCGAATCCCCTAATTCCCCCCAAGCCTAGTGTCTTGGCGACTGCGGCGTAGGTGACCGTGAGGATGAGAAGCACAAAGAATACGTGGACCACGAACACGAGATCTAGGATGGCCACGGCCCTCAGCTTGGAGTCCTCGAGATCACACTTGGTAGAGCCCTCGACGCCACTGACCACGTCGAGGAGCTTGTGGCAGCCCTCCGGGATGAAGGCGTCAACATGGAGGGAGAGGCCCGTCTGCAGGACCCAGAGGCCCTGGAGGCAGAGGGAGGCGGCAAGGCCGGCATCGGCAAAAAAGAGCCTCGGGTGGCAGGCGAGGATGAGGCagaggagggaggagagggaagAGACCCGGGCGGAGACACGGTCGCACTCAGCCTGGAGATCGGAGGTCTGGACAGAGGCAGAGGCTGAGGAGATGGAGTAGTGGAGGAAGAAGATGGCAGAGGCGAGGCCGAAGAAGAGATCTGGAGGTAAGGATGGGAGGAGAGGGGTGGACTCAGACAGGAGGAGGGTGAGGgcgaggaggaggaagaggaagaggacgGCTGCGGACTGGAGGGAGGTGAAGCGGTGGACGGGGGTGCGGCCCTTGAGGAGGGGGTCGGAATCGGAGGAAATGAGGGTTTGGTGGGTGAAGGCGACGAGAAGGCAAAGGATGAGGAGGTAGAGCTGGAGATGGCGGAGGAGGCGGTGGGCGCCGTTGGGGAGAGGGTGGTAGGGTCTGGCGGTGTAATCTCGGGGAGACTTGAGGTGGTTCTTGGTGGTGCAGATGAGATGGTAGAGTCCCAAGGAGAGCAGAGCCGAGGATGAGAACACGTGGTAGAGTAGACCTGCCATTGTCGATGATGTGATTTGTGCCTGCCCCTTCTTCTTCGGATCCTCTCCCCCACAGATGATGGAGAGATAAAAGCCTTAGCCCTCAACTGGTGGAGGAGGAGGCGGAGACTGCTGCTACTGTTTAGACCTAATTTATTAGTGTATTAGACCAGTGCAGTGgtgagaaaataatgaaactGATTTCTAGTTTCTCTCAACTAGCTGAAGTAATCATAGGCATAATGGAAGCTAATACTCAAATCATCTCCCAACTAGAAAAACCAATCGGGTGCATGCTGTGCAAGGGTGCTCACCAAATGCAAATGTATGAACTAATtattcaaaaataataaatcatTTGTCAAAATTATTggtgagaagaaaagaaatgaaattagGATTGgttagaagaaaagaaatgaaattaaGCTAGATTTGTCAAGAAAAGGGGGGAAATATCCTTTAACAAGAAATATAAAATATGATTCTATAAGTTCTTTAATAGTATCAACAATTGTATTTAGTTGGAACAACAAAAACACTTTAGGGTgcaattaaaatatataaaatatgatTCAATAAGTTCTTTATTAGTATCAACAATTGCATTTAATTGGAACAACTAAAACACTTTAGGGTGCAATTAAAGTGTCaatttaaaatttgaggtgCTATGCAGGAATCAACTACAAGTTTAACAATGATTGCATTTAATTGAACAACTAAACACTTTAGGTGCAATTAAAgtgtcaaatttgaaatttgaggtGCTATGCAGGAATCAACTACAAGTTTAACTACAGGTGTGATTTAACTACAGGTGCAATAAAAGTGGAATTAATTGAAGGAAACTTGACTCTCACACAAAGTGTGTTGCCTGTTTAGTGTTCGTTCCTCCCCCTCTGTTTTTAATGGATTCTAATTTCCAATATAGAAGTATAGAAGCATtggaaaaagatggaaaaagatgGAAGATGAGATAAACAGAACAATTTTGTAGAAATAAGTGGAATGCTTAAGGCTTCTGCATCTACTACTGCCATCTACAAGAATAACCTATTTCAGAATCTGATGATGAAGATCACACGACCCTTGTTACTTACCTCAATAGGTTCTtgcaaaagaaacagaaaatgcCCTATTACTGAAcagaatagatgggtatggaaTTCAAAAACCTTCACCAAGTTAGAGAGCACTCTTATGCTAGGTTTAAGTAGAAACAAAGCCTCATCAATcagagaaaataaaatttatattacagGAAATTTATATTACAGGTTCTTTTAGGGGATGGACCTGTGGACACGTGTCTGTAGAAGTGAGATCTTTGGTACATCTGATGGTCTGCTACTTGTCTCTCTGTTTCTTGGTAAAGCAACTTTTGATCTAGTGATTCCATTTTTATGAAGAAGGTCAAAGATAGCAAAATTGAGGCTACAATAATTGGAGAACTAATCTGAGTTTAAGAAGATGTTTCAGGTACATCACACTCAGCATCATCAAGAAAAGGTAATTAAATTAGTATGCATATATGGACGGCAAGGATGATTGATGTGTCTATCGAGAGGTTGGCATTAATAGCTTAAACATTGGTTTATAGTAGAACCAAAGTC contains:
- the LOC113710434 gene encoding uncharacterized protein, translated to MAGLLYHVFSSSALLSLGLYHLICTTKNHLKSPRDYTARPYHPLPNGAHRLLRHLQLYLLILCLLVAFTHQTLISSDSDPLLKGRTPVHRFTSLQSAAVLFLFLLLALTLLLSESTPLLPSLPPDLFFGLASAIFFLHYSISSASASVQTSDLQAECDRVSARVSSLSSLLCLILACHPRLFFADAGLAASLCLQGLWVLQTGLSLHVDAFIPEGCHKLLDVVSGVEGSTKCDLEDSKLRAVAILDLVFVVHVFFVLLILTVTYAAVAKTLGLGGIRGFGSYEVLPTVDLNHNHIQMKAMSGTQA